Genomic segment of Malus domestica chromosome 15, GDT2T_hap1:
GCCATGAGAGCATTAAATGAAGAGAATCATGGCTTCTACATGCACCTGCCAATTCTCACCAGAGCTCTGATCTTATTCCCAAAATTGCCTAAAGAAAACACCCCAGTTCTGAAAAGCCTATTCCTTTAGCCATATAGGTACTAAGCTCACCGCAAATTACATCCTAACCATTCATCCACACACCCACCCTAATATGCTTAACAACAACCTTACACTCTAAACCCTCCCTCCACCCACAGCCGTTTGCCTTCTGATTATAAAGCCCTTCTCTCAGTTCTCAGTTTTCAGTTATCTGATCTTCTCTCCCATGGCTTCCTTTAGCTACAATACACAACCACAAGGTCCCCAGCTGAACCCGTATGCAGAACCATGGAAACCCAATACTGTTGTTTGCCAACCCTTTTCTGCTCCAAATAATCTTCAACTTCCTAGGGCAGGGAGACGTCCAGGTAACAGTAAGGGCAAAAGGGTCCACCCCAGCAAAATTTTCAATGGCCCTAatattcctcctcctcctcctcccaggAGAACATCAGATAGGACGAGTAGGCCATGGAGGAAGCTTGATCATGGGGCAAAGTGGGTTCCGAAAAATCTTGATCATGGTGCAAAGTGGGTTCCGAAAAACAAGGGGGAGATGCAGCTGcatgaagaagagaagaagctTGTCATTCCTTTTCCATCTTGTCCTGATGGACAAGCAAGGTCTCGTATAACCACTGTCATGGTTAAGAATATCCCCAATCAGTTTAAGTAtaacaccctctctctctctctctctctctctctctctctctctctctctgcacttTGAGATTTTGGATTTTATTTGTGGAACAAAAGGATCGTAACTTTATTGTGgattgaaaaaagaaagattgagctttggaaagaaaaagaaaaaaaaaatcgaaccttTATTTTGGTTTGAAAATAAGAAGGTCGGAACATTATTTTGGtttgaaaataaagtttgaaaACGTTCTTCCAAAATTCCTaatctctgtctctgtctctgtctctctccctccctctctctctctcactgttCATTTGGTATTTTGGATTTATTGCTCAAGAAAAAGGATAAAGTTTGAAACTTCATTTTTGTTTGAGGAAAAAGATCGTAACTTTTCTGCGTTTGTGCATGTTTTCTGCATCTTTCGACACTCACTGTTCATATGGAGTAACATGAAAATAGCAAATCTCTTTTGTCCCTCTTTCTTTAAAGACTGAACTTTTCGTCTCCAATGTTTACCCTTTTCTGTCTGAAACAACAAGTCTTGTCCGAGAGTACATGTGATtgcattaaattttattttaatttataaattaaagcaTGTCGGCAATATGTAGGAGGACTGATTTTCTGAACGTACTGAAAACGCATTGTTATCAAGAGAACCAAATGCGTCACATACGCGATGAACGAAACAAGTCCAAGTTCGATTTCGTTTATCTGCCCATGGACTTCAAGTGAGTAACATTTAATTTTTACTACACTGAAATTAATTAGTTTTCACAAACCTTGTTTGTGCGGTTGTAGTTTTTATTTTCGATAATTTTGTTTCCATATATGTAGGAGAAAGCGGATTTCAAATCTGGGTTATGCGTTTGTGAATTTCACAAGTCCTGAAGGAGCACTGAGATTTTACTGGGAATTTCACAACCGACCTTGGAGAGTAGGATTCAACCCAAAAATATGTGAAGTTACACGTGCCGAAATCCaggttaattaactaattaacctGAGTCCTTTTTTTGATTATATAAGATGGGTTTTCTAATTAAAacttttatctatttatttataaaataaaaaataaaaaataaaaaagttctgagtttttattttggaaCTGGGATCTTCGAATTTCAGTGAGTGagcttattttttatattattcattttcttatttggtttTGAAATATTGTAGGGCAAGAGTTCTCTAATGGCAAATTTTAGGTACAAGCTGTTTTGGTGTCACCTAGATTCGTACCTGCCGGTCGTTTTGGCACCTGCATGTGACGGTATGAATCTGCCTACGGTAACCGTCGTCGGAAAACTTGCTGGCAAACCCTCTTACTACAAGTGATCTGTGCCTTGTGCGGTTCATTtggtcatatatatatttttcccaAGCTTCAATGATTTTACATATTTGGTGTCTTAATTTTAGCTGAAATCTGAATTGTAAATATATGGTCTTATGATGTGCCATGATGTTGGCTTCTTAAGTGAGGAACTTCAAATGAGTATCTTTAAATATGTGTGCTATGTGAAGTGGTTGATGTTTTTAAGGATCAATGGGAAATGCTTGGCTTTATATGCTTGATTAGtgttataattttatttctCGAGACATATGGTTCTTATAAACCTTGCTTATTCTCTGTATAATACGAGCACGGGATAGTGTATTCGACTCTCCCTTCTCCAATATAACTTCAATCATACGATAGGATATGATTATCTCGTGCTTAGAATTTGATTGGATTGAGTAATTCATtatattttttgacaaaaaaaaaatcattatattTATGGTATGTTGAAATTAAGAAATTTTGTTCAACTTGAAAGTGGAGGATGAACTAttcattaaacatattttcTCTTTCCAATACCAACAAAACCACCATTTTCTTGAAATATGAAATTGAACAATTACCAACCACAATACAATGATTAGATATATTTTCGAGAAACGCTAAGGAAATTATCTCAAAAGTGGAATTTTTCATGAATTAATTACTCGTCAACTCATGTTGTGAGCATGATTCTcgtgtcaacattataaaatattatacctAAAACATGAGGTGGTGGGAGTCTCATtttgagagtctccttagcatttctctataTTTTCCCCTCAGTGACTAGCACATTAAAATTACAATTCACTCGGTCAAGTAAGCAAGATTTTGGGTTCATATCTAGCTAATTTCAACATGATAGCATACAGGAATAGCAGTGAATGCACATAGAAATGACATAGATCAAATTTTCTGCCCCAAAAATTAGTGTCTTCTATGTGGCTCCAATTGTTGAAGGACATGTATTTATAAACTTAATTTCTCTTAAGTTTACTGTCATAAACTTAGGGCTAGTTAGGTATTGgtgtgcttttaaaaaaaaaaactgtttatgCATTGTTGTGAGAATGAACAGCtgtaaaataaatttgttgagtgtttggtaaatttttaatttttttaaattgtttttaaccaaaaaaaaaaaaaacagtgacTAAGTGTtgggtaaacttttatataaaattgttgtggatatgttaaatgactaaaaagaATATGATATTTATGTGATATTATAATTGTCAAGGCTAATAATGTAATGGCAAAcgttgtaattttgtaaaatatgcaGGGGTATACTTGCCATTTAAAGATTTCATTAAATAAGCAGTGAACACTAtgctttgaaaacaaaacacttTTCTAGAAGCATGATAGACCCTACTtctgcttttattttattttatgattttctAGTGTCATTGACAACAGTTTTTTAAAAAagaactttttcttttgttttaccaaacacatttgatgttccaaattttttaataaactattttttttaaagtactacaatcccaaaccagcccttaacaTATATCAAACAATGATTGAGGCCACTGAGAAGCCACACCCACACCCATTTTAGATGCACTACAAATCCTAGGGCGAGCAGCACAAAGCAATTTACACTACTTGTTCAAAAGTATTCTTGAATAcatttaaaagtatttttttaatagtcACTTAGTGCTActgtctagtggtattccttttcacttgtaagtgagaggtcttaagtttgattttcgccaaaggcgaatttgaaccatattattgttacccattgtgagacttagcccAGCCCCCTCTCCCttaatatcaataatatcgtttgttaaaaaaaaaaatttaatacaataatatatttgtACTAAGTTGCGGAATATTTGAGCTAAACCATAAAATGGTCAATCATAATAAGTTGATATCTAAATCTTCATCAATAATAATGGAACTGAAAGAAGAGGTGTATCACATAGTGCCAAGTAACTGTTCACAGCTGTTTCTGGAATGGTAAATTGAAGTCATTATAAATGATAAAAATCAAGGAAGAATTCACAAGAGGAACAAAACAAACTCTAACAACACCACTTACGTACATTGAACCCAACAAATAGAAAATCATTACTCAAAGTTAAAGCATGAACCTATAGAAttccaattaataaaaattaattaaagaatttattCATGAGTTCATGAACATCACCCTCATTAGGTCAATAAAGCACTCAATCCACTGCTTCTCCTTCTGgcaacaaatgaaaaaaaataataatctgaTTTTATTTCTTACTAATTACTATAATTGTCGATTGGAGTCCCCTTCCATACAGTGTATAAATTAGACCATGAGCACAGGTACCATCCATCTTAGTCTTACCCCTACGATTTCAGTACCGAAACATCTTTAGcacaattttctcaaaaatggCTGCCTCGGTCAAGTCCTTCATTGTGATTCTTCTTTTCTGTCTCATTAGCAGAGGTAAATAGTTGTAAAAATTGATTTGCTTCGGTACCCCCTCTGCATGCTTTCTTCACGTAGAAATTCTTGCATAATCTTGAATTGCAAAGGGTTTCATTCTGCAGAGCCTGTCGATACGTCAATCTTCTTGAAGCAAGGTGACGTGTGCCTCCTCCAAATGGGTAGCACCTTGTTGGTGCCTCCTGTCAAATTTTCCTATGCTTGGGATCCCCCTTTCATTATGTTCCCTGAGTCTGCCGCCATTGTTGGTGCATGTTGAGAGCTATTGAGATGGAGGCCCATAGTTTAAATTTAGTTCGATGCTTTTGAACAAATAATTGTACTTGGAATTTCGGTTACAAATTTAGTACATGTAGATCTTTTACTGCCTCAATATTAATCGTTG
This window contains:
- the LOC103416213 gene encoding protein MEI2-like 7, with protein sequence MASFSYNTQPQGPQLNPYAEPWKPNTVVCQPFSAPNNLQLPRAGRRPGNSKGKRVHPSKIFNGPNIPPPPPPRRTSDRTSRPWRKLDHGAKWVPKNLDHGAKWVPKNKGEMQLHEEEKKLVIPFPSCPDGQARRKRISNLGYAFVNFTSPEGALRFYWEFHNRPWRVGFNPKICEVTRAEIQGKSSLMANFRYKLFWCHLDSYLPVVLAPACDGMNLPTVTVVGKLAGKPSYYK